In Puntigrus tetrazona isolate hp1 unplaced genomic scaffold, ASM1883169v1 S000000270, whole genome shotgun sequence, a single genomic region encodes these proteins:
- the LOC122333415 gene encoding cytochrome c oxidase assembly factor 3 homolog, mitochondrial, whose protein sequence is MADKSGQGEPRPETQFAQRINPSKEELSKEQLQFIRQVELEQWRKKTAALRGRNVATGLAIGALVLGIYGYTFYSVSQERVMDEIDEEAKAAKLRAPKTGAN, encoded by the exons ATGGCGGACAAGAGCGGTCAAGGGGAGCCCAGACCCGAAACGCAGTTTGCGCAGAGAATAAACCCCTCGAAAGAAGAGCTGAGCAAAGAACAGCTGCAGTTCATCCGGCAAGTGGAGCTGGAGCAGTGGAGGAAGAAGACCGCGGCGCTCCGGGGGAGAAACGTCGCGACGGGACTCGCTATCGGCGCGCTGGTGCTCGGCATCT ATGGATACACGTTCTACTCCGTGTCTCAGGAGAGAGTCATGGATGAAATCGATGAAGAAGCCAAAGCTGCAAAACTACGGGCCCCGAAGACCGGAGCCAACTGA
- the cntd1 gene encoding cyclin N-terminal domain-containing protein 1 has protein sequence MKPRFGEVSLDILTDILSNLNKRNKLHLENVSDLCGCLKDSRLVESVFGLCEELRVSPAVGYQAVEILERFMAKYTEDLIRSQEGQGSEELIFQTLKQKFFLSVLSSVQIASKLDLYSNVVNNELAVRFLQAAGHSSTKQQLLDSEILILKTLNFNLNVLNPLTYVETLLEVLGRNEARVPVAQLHQLCVCVLRFVYLQRETIYHALLRSATGRSSPSHEQRARFVSVTEDLMLLGVGVIAVASFIHHISTWEKVVEELTGITGISGNSIKEFACVTLTHLTQTRSV, from the exons ATGAAGCCCAGGTTTGGAGAGGTATCTTTAGACATTTTAACCGACATTCTGTCCAACCTCAACAAGAGAAACAAGCTTCACCTGGAGAACGTGTCAGATCTGTGCGGGTGTCTTAAAGACAGCAGGCTAGTGG AGAGTGTGTTTGGTCTGTGTGAGGAGCTGCGAGTGAGTCCTGCGGTCGGATATCAGGCCGTCGAGATACTGGAGAG GTTTATGGCTAAGTATACTGAAGATCTAATCCGCAGCCAGGAAGGTCAGGGATCCGAGGAGCTCATCTTCCAGACGCTCAAGCAGAAGTTCTTTCTGTCCGTCCTCTCGAGCGTCCAGATAGCCAGCAAACTGGACCTGTACTCCAAC GTGGTGAACAACGAGCTTGCGGTCAGATTTCTGCAGGCTGCCGGTCACTCTTCCACCAAACAGCAGCTCTTGGACTCTGAgattctcattttaaaaactctCAACTTCAACTTGAACGTCCTGAATCCTTTAACGTACGTGGAGACCCTGTTGGAGGTGCTGG GCCGTAACGAAGCGAGGGTCCCCGTGGCTCAGCttcatcagctgtgtgtgtgtgttctgcggTTCGTTTACCTCCAGAGGGAGACAATCTACCACGCTCTGCTCAGATCCGCCACCGGACGCTCCAGTCCTTCTCACGAGCAAAG AGCCAGGTTCGTGTCTGTGACCGAGGACCTCATGCTTCTGGGAGTTGGAGTGATTGCTGTGGCCTCCTTCATTCATCACATCTCAACGTGGGAGAAG GTGGTGGAGGAGCTGACGGGAATTACAGGCATCTCTGGAAACAGCATCAAGGAGTTTGCGTGTGTCACCCTGACGCACCTCACCCAGACCAGGTCCGTCTGA